Sequence from the Halobacteria archaeon AArc-dxtr1 genome:
CGGACTCGACGCCACTCATAAAGCCGAAGCCGGGGAGATCGGTGAGTACGAAATCTTCCGGTGCCCAGTCGTAGTGGTTTGGCTGCCGGGTGACGCCCGGCTTGCCGCCGGTCTCGAACGTGTGCCCCGTCAGTTCGCGCATGAGCGTCGACTTGCCCACGTTCGAGCGACCGACGAGGGCGACCTCCGCGTCGCGATCCGGGCGAGTGTCGAACATACCGGTATCGTTGGTGCGGCGACGGTAATAAGGGCCGCGGCGTGTCCGTGTCGGAGTTCGCCGGTTTCGACCGAAACGCCGAGGCGCGTCGCCGAGTTGGGCCTCCCACCGGAATTATTATTTCCCCGAACCGTCTCTCGCCGGTGTGCGGCTGGTACAGCTGACGGTTCCGACCGGATCGCGTCAGGCGATCCTCGAGACCTTAGACGAGCGGGGGATCGATTACGTCGTGAGCGACGAGACCAGCGACCGAACCTACAACGCGGTGGTCTACTTCCCCCTCCCGTCGGCTGCCGTCGAACCTGTCCTCGATGCCCTGCAGGATCAGGGGATCGACGAGGACGCGTACACGGTGGTCGTCGACGCCGAGACGGTCATCTCGAGTCGTTTTGAAGAGCTTCAAGCGGAGTACGAGAGCGGCGACGTCGAGTCCGATCGCATCTCGAGACAGGAACTGCGTGCGGAAGCCGAGTCGTTGACGCCTTCCTTTGGCATCTACGCGACGATGACGATCGTGAGTGCGATCGTCGCGACCGCCGGACTCTTACTCGACTCGCCGGCCGTGGTGGTGGGATCGATGGTGATCGCCCCTCTGATCGGTCCGGCACTGGGGGCGAGCGTCGGGACCGTGCTAGACGACGAGGAGCTGTTCACGAAGAGCGTGAAGTACCAGCTACTCGGCGTCATCCTCGCGATTGCAGCCGCCGCGATATTCGCGTTCGCGGTCAGGATGGGAAACATCGTTCCGCCCGGGCTCGACATCGCGGCCGTCGACGAGATTGCAGAGCGACTGACGCCCGATCTGCTCTCGCTTGCGGTCGCGCTCGGCGCCGGCGTCGCCGGAATCGTCGCGATCTCGACCGGGATCGCGGTCGCGCTCGTCGGCGTGATGATCGCGGCGGCGCTTATCCCGCCCGCGGCAGCCGCAGGCGTCGCCATCGCGTGGGGACAGCCGAGCGCGGCTATCGGCGCGACCGTCCTCGTGCTGGTCAACGTCCTCTCGGTGAACCTCGCCGGACTGCTCACGCTGTGGTACACCGGCTACCGACCGGACGACTTCTTCCGGATTGGCACTGCAGAAAAGCGAGTTCGACGGCGCGTCGTCGGGCTCGTCCTCATCGTTCTCGTCTTCGCCGTCTTTCTCGGCGGAATCACGTTTGCCTCGTACACGGCCGGGACCTTCGAGGAAAACGCCCGCGACGAGGTCGAACTGGTCCTCGAAGAGGAGGAGTACGCCGAGTTCCAGTTGCTCGATCTCTCGGTCGAACTCGACGACAGCTATCCGTTCCGTAGCCCCGAGCGGGTCGTAGTCACGATCGGTGGTCCCCCCGGCGTTGACGCCCCGGAGCTGGTCGACGAGATTCACGAACGGGTC
This genomic interval carries:
- a CDS encoding TIGR00341 family protein, which produces MRLVQLTVPTGSRQAILETLDERGIDYVVSDETSDRTYNAVVYFPLPSAAVEPVLDALQDQGIDEDAYTVVVDAETVISSRFEELQAEYESGDVESDRISRQELRAEAESLTPSFGIYATMTIVSAIVATAGLLLDSPAVVVGSMVIAPLIGPALGASVGTVLDDEELFTKSVKYQLLGVILAIAAAAIFAFAVRMGNIVPPGLDIAAVDEIAERLTPDLLSLAVALGAGVAGIVAISTGIAVALVGVMIAAALIPPAAAAGVAIAWGQPSAAIGATVLVLVNVLSVNLAGLLTLWYTGYRPDDFFRIGTAEKRVRRRVVGLVLIVLVFAVFLGGITFASYTAGTFEENARDEVELVLEEEEYAEFQLLDLSVELDDSYPFRSPERVVVTIGGPPGVDAPELVDEIHERVVSQTDEDITVEVRYVERAVR